One genomic segment of Amycolatopsis sp. WQ 127309 includes these proteins:
- a CDS encoding AAA family ATPase — MWLTAPRPTAVSVRSGRARLTGRDTELDAIVDVLRLRPAAVLIEGEPGMGRTRLLAEIARRPEFDGGRVLTGTCQPLREPFPYGPILEALRCAGDAPLSPLSPVAGVLRPLLPELAEALPPQPEPLADPVAERHRVFRAVRELLTACGPALVLLDDLQWADEDTLDLLRFLAASMPPELAVVAASRTGPGARPGAPLRTGTAVHSARVALGALDVAAVRALAVEILDLPRVTDDFAAKLHECTAGIPFVVEETLRALRDAAERLPVGEVLSDRLLENLEVPVLLREAVTERLSGLPGPAVRLAGAGAVLGVGAEAGVLGELAGLAGDDLRAALLATLSAGVLGEVGDSKYGFRHPLARKAVYDTVSGPERALLHAQAIRVLAAQPAPPLTLLARHSRAAGRVDQWRHYAEAAADEAIARGETSRAIDLLQSVLAEPGPAQSDVGRVAGKLSQVALRGFRPDVIGTLEHVLEEVTLPPSVRGSIRLSLGMLLVRTIGQLGRGRLEVERAVGELVDRPDLAARGITLLAQPIDGLTPLSWHEAWRARAGEVYDRLDDPELRLALTADRIAAASHVGDPASWAEFEALSDTVGTVAERVQLARLWCNLADGQAWAGYLDRAQRLVTEGVRRATDAGALYAIGLIQGTRVRLDWVRGQWTGLAETAEQLRDSYPELGPIVMESSLVLGGLAAVRGEFATAARHLTAASVHAPDQGPIPVVLSAAGVLISVRLATDDVDGACAVADTAVAAAGRKGVWIWAAALVPAAAQAYARAGRWPEADSVVEAFARGIEGRDAPVATAALVAGRAVLLEARGKHLAAATLFDEATSGYGALPMPYPATAMRERAALCRLAAGNRDAVDELSAAAEAYEQLGATRDAGRCRHQLREHGAWAPSQRGRRGYGSELSPREREVARMLAEGRTNREIADGLFLSPRTVEQHVAKVLRKLGARSRTDVANKMPADVTTAPAG, encoded by the coding sequence ATGTGGCTGACCGCGCCCCGCCCCACCGCCGTCTCCGTCCGGTCCGGACGAGCGCGGCTGACCGGCCGTGACACCGAGCTCGACGCCATCGTCGACGTCCTGCGGCTGCGCCCGGCCGCCGTGTTGATCGAAGGCGAGCCCGGGATGGGCCGCACCCGGCTGCTCGCCGAGATCGCGCGGCGCCCCGAGTTCGACGGCGGCCGCGTGCTCACCGGGACCTGCCAGCCGCTGCGCGAACCCTTTCCCTACGGCCCGATCCTGGAGGCGCTGCGCTGCGCGGGCGACGCGCCGCTCAGCCCGCTCAGCCCGGTCGCCGGCGTGCTGCGGCCGTTGCTGCCCGAGCTCGCGGAAGCGCTTCCTCCGCAGCCGGAGCCACTGGCCGACCCCGTCGCCGAACGCCACCGCGTGTTCCGCGCGGTGCGGGAACTGCTGACCGCGTGCGGGCCCGCGCTCGTGCTGCTCGACGACCTGCAGTGGGCCGACGAGGACACCCTCGACCTGCTGCGGTTCCTCGCCGCGTCGATGCCGCCGGAGCTGGCCGTGGTCGCCGCGTCCCGCACCGGCCCCGGCGCCCGCCCCGGCGCGCCGCTCCGGACCGGGACGGCGGTGCACTCCGCGCGCGTCGCGCTGGGCGCGCTCGACGTCGCCGCGGTGCGCGCGCTCGCCGTCGAAATCCTCGACCTCCCGCGCGTCACCGACGACTTCGCCGCGAAGCTGCACGAGTGCACGGCCGGGATCCCGTTCGTCGTCGAGGAAACCCTGCGGGCCCTGCGCGACGCGGCCGAACGGCTGCCGGTCGGCGAAGTCCTCTCCGACCGGTTGCTGGAGAACCTCGAAGTGCCGGTGCTGCTGCGGGAAGCCGTCACCGAACGGCTTTCCGGGCTGCCCGGGCCGGCGGTGCGGCTGGCCGGCGCGGGCGCGGTGCTCGGCGTCGGCGCCGAAGCCGGGGTGCTCGGCGAACTGGCCGGGCTGGCCGGCGACGACCTGCGCGCGGCGTTGCTCGCCACGCTGTCCGCCGGGGTGCTCGGCGAGGTCGGCGACAGCAAGTACGGCTTCCGGCACCCCTTGGCGCGCAAGGCCGTCTACGACACGGTGAGCGGACCCGAGCGCGCGCTGCTGCACGCGCAGGCGATCCGCGTGCTCGCCGCGCAGCCGGCACCCCCGCTCACGTTGCTGGCGCGGCACTCCCGCGCGGCGGGCCGCGTCGACCAGTGGCGCCACTACGCCGAAGCCGCGGCCGACGAGGCGATCGCCCGCGGCGAGACGTCGCGCGCGATCGACCTCCTGCAGTCGGTGCTCGCCGAGCCCGGCCCGGCGCAGTCCGACGTCGGGCGGGTGGCGGGCAAGCTGAGCCAGGTCGCGCTGCGCGGGTTCCGCCCGGACGTCATCGGCACGCTGGAGCACGTCCTCGAAGAGGTGACGCTGCCGCCGTCGGTGCGCGGTTCGATCCGGCTGAGCCTCGGCATGCTGCTGGTCCGCACGATCGGGCAGCTCGGCCGCGGCCGGCTGGAAGTCGAGCGCGCGGTCGGCGAGCTCGTCGACCGGCCCGACCTGGCCGCGCGTGGGATCACCCTGCTCGCCCAGCCGATCGACGGGCTGACGCCGTTGTCCTGGCACGAGGCCTGGCGGGCCCGCGCGGGCGAGGTCTACGACCGGCTCGACGACCCCGAGCTGCGGCTGGCGCTGACCGCCGACCGGATCGCGGCCGCGTCCCACGTCGGCGATCCCGCGTCGTGGGCGGAGTTCGAGGCGCTGTCGGACACCGTCGGCACGGTCGCCGAGCGCGTCCAGCTGGCCCGGCTGTGGTGCAACCTCGCCGACGGGCAGGCCTGGGCCGGTTACCTCGACCGCGCGCAGCGGCTGGTGACCGAAGGCGTCCGGCGCGCGACCGACGCGGGCGCGTTGTACGCGATCGGCCTGATCCAGGGCACCCGCGTCCGGCTGGACTGGGTGCGCGGGCAGTGGACCGGGCTCGCCGAAACCGCCGAGCAGCTGCGCGACAGCTACCCGGAGCTGGGCCCGATCGTGATGGAGTCGTCGCTGGTGCTGGGCGGGCTCGCGGCCGTGCGCGGGGAGTTCGCGACCGCGGCGCGGCACCTGACCGCGGCGAGCGTGCACGCGCCGGACCAGGGCCCGATCCCGGTGGTGCTGTCCGCCGCCGGCGTGCTGATCAGCGTCCGGCTGGCGACCGACGACGTCGACGGCGCGTGCGCGGTCGCCGACACCGCCGTCGCCGCGGCCGGGCGCAAGGGCGTCTGGATCTGGGCGGCCGCGCTGGTCCCGGCGGCGGCACAGGCGTACGCGCGGGCCGGGCGCTGGCCCGAGGCCGACAGCGTGGTGGAAGCGTTTGCGCGCGGCATCGAGGGCCGGGACGCGCCGGTCGCGACGGCCGCGCTGGTGGCCGGCCGGGCCGTGCTGCTCGAAGCCCGCGGCAAGCACCTGGCCGCGGCGACGCTGTTCGACGAAGCCACCTCGGGCTACGGGGCGTTGCCGATGCCCTACCCGGCGACGGCCATGCGCGAGCGGGCCGCGCTGTGCCGGCTCGCCGCGGGCAACCGCGACGCCGTCGACGAGCTGTCCGCGGCGGCCGAGGCGTACGAGCAGCTCGGCGCCACCCGCGACGCCGGCCGCTGCCGCCACCAGCTGCGCGAGCACGGCGCGTGGGCGCCTTCACAGCGTGGACGTCGTGGTTACGGCAGCGAGCTGTCGCCGCGGGAACGCGAAGTCGCGCGGATGCTCGCCGAAGGCCGGACGAACCGGGAGATCGCGGACGGGCTGTTCCTGTCGCCGCGGACGGTCGAGCAGCACGTCGCGAAGGTGCTGCGGAAGCTCGGCGCGCGGTCCCGGACCGACGTCGCGAACAAGATGCCGGCCGATGTCACGACCGCACCTGCGGGGTGA
- a CDS encoding S1 family peptidase, giving the protein MKIARLFGAAAVAVMTTGALAAIAVPASGQDLLNPDIVPAMQRDLGLTHDQAVARLKSEDVANKVSAAVSATLGDALGGVTYNATTGKAHVETTNAALLGKIREAGAEAELVKFSSRQLDSTVDTLNAADKAAPASITGWGVDSTTNRVTLTVLQGHTSAADAFLTQSGVDKSAVTVLQTAAKPSLYANIRGGDAYYIGGSSRCSVGFSTTTGFLTAGHCAALTGGGALTGSNGAALGSWGTYRFPGSDYASVRTNSSWTPVGQMNNGTAVRGSSNAATGTSVCKAGSTTGWTCGTVGAKNQSVRYAEGTVNGMTATNVRSAAGDSGGGFIAGNSAQGILSGGNTTVTYFFPIGAALSATGTTLRLG; this is encoded by the coding sequence ATGAAGATCGCCAGACTCTTCGGTGCCGCTGCCGTTGCCGTGATGACGACGGGCGCGCTCGCCGCGATCGCCGTCCCCGCGTCCGGCCAGGACCTGCTGAACCCCGACATCGTGCCCGCGATGCAGCGCGACCTCGGCCTGACCCACGACCAGGCGGTGGCCCGGCTGAAGAGCGAGGACGTCGCGAACAAGGTCTCCGCGGCCGTTTCCGCGACCCTCGGCGACGCGCTCGGCGGCGTCACCTACAACGCCACCACGGGCAAGGCGCACGTCGAGACGACGAACGCCGCGCTGCTCGGCAAGATCCGCGAAGCCGGTGCCGAGGCCGAGCTCGTGAAGTTCAGCTCCCGGCAGCTCGACTCCACTGTGGACACCCTGAACGCGGCCGACAAGGCGGCGCCCGCGTCGATCACCGGCTGGGGCGTGGACTCCACCACCAACCGCGTCACGCTGACCGTGCTGCAGGGCCACACGAGCGCGGCCGACGCGTTCCTCACGCAGTCCGGTGTGGACAAGTCGGCGGTGACGGTCCTCCAGACGGCCGCGAAGCCGTCGCTGTACGCCAACATCCGGGGTGGTGACGCCTACTACATCGGCGGCTCGTCGCGCTGCTCGGTCGGGTTCTCGACGACCACCGGCTTCCTCACCGCCGGGCACTGCGCCGCGCTCACCGGCGGCGGCGCCCTGACCGGGTCCAACGGCGCCGCGCTCGGCTCGTGGGGCACCTACCGGTTCCCGGGCAGCGACTACGCCTCGGTCCGGACGAACAGCAGCTGGACCCCGGTCGGCCAGATGAACAACGGCACCGCGGTGCGCGGCTCGTCGAACGCGGCGACCGGCACCTCGGTCTGCAAGGCCGGCTCGACCACCGGCTGGACCTGCGGCACGGTCGGCGCCAAGAACCAGAGCGTCCGCTACGCCGAAGGCACGGTCAACGGCATGACCGCGACCAACGTCCGCTCGGCCGCGGGTGACTCGGGCGGCGGCTTCATCGCCGGCAACTCGGCGCAGGGCATCCTGTCCGGCGGCAACACGACCGTGACGTACTTCTTCCCCATCGGTGCCGCGCTCTCGGCGACCGGCACCACGCTCCGCCTCGGCTGA
- a CDS encoding SsgA family sporulation/cell division regulator: MHTEAVHQSQFVVLNESTTPVLSRLSYHAEEPFAVTVAFRTERGRWIEWTFARELLVEGLDEPAGLGDVRVRPDLSADEDFLTLEIESPDGYASFELEIEDVRTFLDASYELVPLGEEAAYFDVDGLIEEISNV; this comes from the coding sequence GTGCACACCGAAGCCGTACACCAGAGCCAGTTCGTGGTGCTGAACGAGAGCACCACGCCCGTCCTGTCGCGCCTCTCCTACCACGCCGAGGAGCCGTTCGCGGTCACCGTGGCGTTCCGGACCGAGCGCGGCCGGTGGATCGAGTGGACGTTCGCCCGTGAGCTGCTCGTCGAAGGCCTGGACGAGCCGGCCGGCCTGGGCGACGTCCGCGTCCGCCCGGACCTGTCCGCGGACGAAGACTTCCTGACCCTCGAAATCGAGTCACCGGACGGCTATGCGTCGTTCGAGCTGGAGATCGAGGACGTCCGCACGTTCCTCGACGCGTCCTACGAGCTGGTGCCGCTCGGCGAAGAGGCCGCGTACTTCGACGTCGACGGGCTGATCGAGGAGATCAGCAACGTCTGA
- a CDS encoding MFS transporter: MLRNRRIFLVATLIDALGSGLWGPFALLFLVHAQGLTLLDAGASLSTGALLALVTGPAAGAAMDRFGPRALLITGNVVRIGAFCAYPLVHSSWQVIVVTVVAGVGDRLFWTCNAPMTARLTEGRDTDRVLATQTAGRFAGAGIGAGAIAVLPAITSPWTFHLLAYVNAASFAVAAVLIRLLPSLSRESDHLGAALSRESAASGSWRAVLGDRPFTGFCVTHMAFTLASASKFAVLPIVVHDLLHGPQWITGTAIALGTVVVVAGQRPIVALLAGRSRTAGLIGAATIFAACFGLLIPLEAVSLPVATGLILFTSLGFSIAEAMFGPTGTAAAAAAAPPGAEGRASSIFQLSWGLPVALAPGLLAALLSVDNALTWSVLALTCAAAVPALLVLRKKLPDALREPSPSVAA, encoded by the coding sequence ATGCTTCGGAACCGTCGGATCTTCCTGGTCGCGACCCTGATCGACGCGCTCGGCAGCGGGCTCTGGGGTCCGTTCGCCCTGCTCTTCCTGGTGCACGCCCAGGGCCTCACCCTGCTCGACGCGGGCGCGTCGCTCAGCACCGGCGCCCTGCTCGCGCTCGTCACCGGGCCGGCCGCCGGCGCCGCCATGGACCGGTTCGGCCCGCGCGCCCTGCTCATCACCGGCAACGTGGTGCGCATCGGCGCCTTCTGCGCCTACCCCCTCGTGCACAGCAGCTGGCAGGTGATCGTCGTGACGGTCGTCGCCGGGGTCGGCGACCGGCTCTTCTGGACGTGCAACGCGCCGATGACCGCCCGGCTCACCGAGGGCCGGGACACCGACCGCGTGCTCGCCACCCAGACCGCCGGCCGGTTCGCCGGCGCGGGGATCGGCGCCGGCGCGATCGCCGTGCTGCCCGCGATCACCAGCCCGTGGACCTTCCACCTGCTCGCCTACGTCAACGCGGCCAGCTTCGCCGTCGCCGCCGTGCTGATCCGGCTGCTCCCGTCACTTTCACGTGAAAGCGACCACCTGGGCGCGGCACTTTCACGTGAAAGTGCCGCTTCGGGCAGCTGGCGCGCGGTGCTCGGCGACCGGCCGTTCACCGGCTTCTGCGTCACCCACATGGCTTTCACGCTCGCCAGCGCGAGCAAGTTCGCGGTGCTGCCGATCGTCGTCCACGACCTGCTGCACGGTCCACAGTGGATCACCGGGACGGCCATCGCGCTCGGCACCGTGGTCGTGGTGGCCGGGCAGCGCCCGATCGTCGCGCTGCTGGCCGGCCGCAGCCGGACGGCCGGGCTGATCGGCGCCGCGACGATCTTCGCGGCCTGCTTCGGGTTGCTGATTCCCCTGGAAGCGGTCTCCCTGCCGGTGGCCACCGGCTTGATCCTCTTCACGAGCCTCGGCTTCTCGATCGCGGAGGCGATGTTCGGCCCGACCGGCACCGCGGCGGCGGCCGCGGCCGCTCCCCCGGGCGCCGAGGGACGCGCGAGTTCGATCTTCCAGCTGTCCTGGGGCCTGCCGGTGGCGCTCGCGCCCGGCCTGCTGGCCGCTCTGCTCAGCGTGGACAACGCGCTGACGTGGTCGGTACTGGCCCTGACCTGCGCGGCAGCCGTTCCGGCGCTGCTCGTGCTGCGGAAAAAGCTGCCGGACGCGCTGCGCGAACCGTCACCATCTGTTGCCGCCTGA
- a CDS encoding Lrp/AsnC family transcriptional regulator, translating to MQTPDLDQLDIAILACLQADARTIAETIGAKVGLSAAAVQRRIKRLREAGVIEREVAVLSPQALGLSMTFVVMVEMERENLAVLDAFRRQVLGDDCVQQCYYVTGNADFVLIVTCPDMAGFEAFTRRMFFDNPNVRHFTTSVAMDRVKVGLNLPLGP from the coding sequence GTGCAGACACCCGACCTCGACCAGCTGGACATCGCCATCCTCGCCTGCCTGCAGGCGGACGCCCGCACCATCGCCGAGACGATCGGCGCGAAGGTCGGCCTCTCGGCCGCAGCGGTGCAACGGCGGATCAAGCGGCTGCGCGAGGCGGGCGTCATCGAGCGCGAGGTGGCGGTGCTGTCGCCGCAGGCGCTCGGGCTGAGCATGACGTTCGTGGTCATGGTCGAGATGGAGCGGGAGAACCTCGCGGTCCTGGACGCCTTCCGCCGCCAGGTCCTCGGCGACGACTGCGTCCAGCAGTGCTACTACGTCACCGGCAACGCCGACTTCGTGCTGATCGTGACGTGCCCGGACATGGCGGGCTTCGAGGCGTTCACCCGGCGGATGTTCTTCGACAACCCGAACGTCCGGCACTTCACCACGAGCGTGGCGATGGACCGCGTGAAAGTGGGCCTCAACCTGCCGCTCGGCCCGTAG
- a CDS encoding beta-ketoacyl-ACP synthase III, whose amino-acid sequence MPAPAAVLTGLGSWLPTKVLANHEIAARLDTSDEWIRTRTGIRERRVAGPDESTVDLAVGAGRRALASTDGGADVVVLATATPDQPCPASAPQVAARLGLGTAAAFDVNAVCSGFVYALATAAGFIAGGIAERVLVIGADTFTTLIDPEDRTTVPIFGDGAGAVVLRAGDADEPGAFGPFDLHSEGEHADLLWVEAGGSRRRLSDDPGDRFLAMQGTAVFRHACARMAESSRTVLERAGWMVGDVDRFVGHQANIRILQATAKQLGMPADAVVANIDRVGNTSAASIPLALDDARRDGTLAPGNRVLLSAFGAGLTWGSTVLRWPDLGQPS is encoded by the coding sequence GTGCCCGCACCTGCCGCCGTGTTGACCGGACTCGGCTCGTGGCTGCCGACGAAAGTCCTGGCCAACCACGAGATCGCCGCCCGGCTCGACACCTCGGACGAGTGGATCCGCACTCGCACGGGAATCCGCGAGCGCCGCGTCGCCGGGCCCGATGAGTCCACTGTGGACCTCGCCGTCGGCGCGGGCCGCAGGGCGCTGGCCTCCACCGACGGTGGCGCCGACGTGGTCGTGCTCGCCACCGCCACGCCCGACCAGCCCTGTCCGGCCAGCGCGCCGCAGGTGGCCGCCCGGCTCGGGCTCGGCACCGCCGCGGCCTTCGACGTCAACGCCGTGTGCAGCGGGTTCGTCTACGCGCTGGCCACCGCGGCCGGGTTCATCGCGGGCGGCATCGCCGAGCGCGTGCTCGTGATCGGCGCCGACACCTTCACCACGCTCATCGACCCGGAGGACCGCACCACCGTCCCGATCTTCGGGGACGGCGCCGGCGCGGTCGTCCTGCGCGCCGGTGACGCCGACGAGCCCGGCGCGTTCGGGCCGTTCGACCTGCACAGCGAGGGTGAGCACGCCGACCTGCTGTGGGTCGAGGCCGGCGGCTCGCGACGCCGGCTGTCGGACGACCCGGGCGACCGCTTCCTCGCGATGCAGGGCACCGCGGTGTTCCGGCACGCCTGCGCGCGGATGGCCGAGTCGTCGCGGACGGTCCTGGAGCGCGCGGGCTGGATGGTCGGCGACGTCGACCGCTTCGTCGGGCACCAGGCCAACATCCGGATCCTCCAGGCGACGGCGAAGCAGCTCGGCATGCCCGCCGACGCCGTGGTGGCCAACATCGACCGCGTCGGCAACACCAGCGCCGCGTCCATCCCGCTCGCGCTGGACGACGCCCGGCGCGACGGCACCCTCGCACCCGGTAATCGCGTCCTGCTCAGCGCGTTCGGCGCGGGCCTGACCTGGGGTTCGACGGTCTTGCGCTGGCCGGATCTGGGTCAGCCGTCCTGA
- a CDS encoding adenylate/guanylate cyclase domain-containing protein: MRENAGRFRVVLRTSLGFAGLGLGSSVAGSGVVALLLLLQGLPNDVGDRGWILGIVAAGIVAVSLLVGTLWTAWLQRRTAIWFVLGRPPAESEARRALRLPVDMAVVSGTLWLIGTTVLGVLAGVLGSAADAAAMATTIGLGGLTTVGLTYLAAEWVARPVMTIALHVVPPRGSLPVTVLTRLIVTWALTCGVPLVGVLLVATPPDFGSGDHTASLIMLSVIGLVVGALGTALLARAVAAPLHRLRVALDKIARGDNEVVVDVDDSSEIGLLQTSVNQLASGLREQARMRDLFGRHVGAEVARHALEYGASLSGDVREVTALFVDVVDSTALAYRTPPEELVGKLNRLFAAVVTAVNARGGLVNKFQGDAALCVFGAPTRLSDAPTAALAAARAIRDAVRETGELDLGIGVSSGPVFAGQLGSSSRLEYTVIGDAVNEAARLTELAKAVPSRILASDAAVSGALRGERAFWTEHGALELRGRQEPTPTWTAGPEPQDG; encoded by the coding sequence GTGCGCGAGAACGCCGGGAGGTTTCGGGTCGTCCTGCGCACCAGCCTGGGCTTCGCCGGGCTGGGGCTCGGCTCCAGCGTCGCCGGCTCCGGTGTGGTCGCGTTGCTCCTGCTGCTGCAGGGCCTGCCCAACGACGTCGGCGACCGCGGCTGGATCCTCGGGATCGTCGCGGCCGGGATCGTCGCCGTCTCGCTGCTCGTCGGGACGCTGTGGACGGCCTGGCTGCAGCGGCGCACGGCGATCTGGTTCGTGCTCGGCCGCCCGCCCGCCGAAAGCGAGGCCCGGCGGGCGCTGCGGCTGCCCGTCGACATGGCCGTGGTCAGCGGCACGCTCTGGCTGATCGGCACCACCGTCCTCGGCGTGCTCGCCGGGGTGCTCGGCTCGGCGGCGGACGCGGCCGCGATGGCCACCACGATCGGGCTCGGTGGCCTCACCACCGTCGGGCTCACCTACCTGGCCGCCGAGTGGGTGGCGCGGCCGGTGATGACGATCGCGCTGCACGTCGTCCCGCCGCGCGGGTCGCTGCCGGTGACCGTGCTGACGCGGCTGATCGTCACGTGGGCGCTGACCTGCGGGGTACCGCTCGTCGGCGTGCTGCTCGTCGCCACGCCGCCGGACTTCGGCTCGGGCGACCACACCGCCAGCCTGATCATGCTGTCGGTGATCGGCCTGGTCGTCGGCGCGCTCGGCACGGCGCTGCTGGCCCGGGCCGTCGCCGCGCCGTTGCACCGGCTGCGCGTGGCGCTCGACAAGATCGCGCGCGGCGACAACGAGGTCGTCGTCGACGTCGACGACTCCAGCGAGATCGGCCTGCTCCAGACGTCGGTGAACCAGCTCGCCTCCGGGCTGCGCGAGCAGGCGCGGATGCGGGACCTGTTCGGCAGGCACGTCGGCGCCGAGGTCGCCCGGCACGCGCTGGAGTACGGCGCCTCGCTGTCGGGGGACGTCCGCGAGGTGACGGCGTTGTTCGTCGACGTCGTCGACTCGACCGCGCTGGCCTACCGGACGCCGCCGGAGGAGCTGGTCGGGAAGCTGAACCGGCTGTTCGCCGCCGTCGTCACCGCGGTGAACGCCCGCGGCGGGCTGGTCAACAAGTTCCAGGGGGACGCCGCGCTGTGCGTCTTCGGCGCGCCGACGCGGCTCTCGGACGCGCCGACCGCCGCCCTGGCCGCGGCCCGGGCGATCCGGGACGCGGTGCGCGAGACGGGCGAGCTCGACCTCGGCATCGGCGTCTCCAGCGGCCCGGTGTTCGCCGGGCAGCTCGGCAGCAGCAGCCGCCTCGAGTACACCGTGATCGGCGACGCCGTGAACGAGGCCGCGCGGCTCACCGAGCTGGCCAAGGCAGTGCCGTCACGGATCCTCGCGAGCGACGCCGCCGTGTCCGGCGCCCTGCGGGGCGAGCGCGCGTTCTGGACCGAGCACGGCGCGCTCGAGCTGCGCGGCCGCCAGGAGCCGACGCCGACCTGGACAGCCGGCCCGGAACCTCAGGACGGCTGA
- a CDS encoding FBP domain-containing protein — protein MEPLGPEEIRASFVNCTRGEAKGVTLPARPEEIPWDRREFLGWRDPKAPGRAYLVLPYDGEVVGLALRAAPSPKSRLRSNICGFCTTTHGLADVTLFSGKRAGKLGREGNTLGIYACGNLGCCQYVRGELKSDVPQPVETLTLDERLARLEEKVRKFVARVLESRQKR, from the coding sequence ATGGAGCCACTCGGCCCGGAGGAGATCCGGGCCTCGTTCGTCAACTGCACCCGCGGCGAGGCCAAGGGCGTCACGCTGCCCGCCCGGCCCGAGGAGATCCCCTGGGACCGGCGCGAGTTCCTCGGCTGGCGCGACCCGAAGGCGCCCGGCCGCGCCTACCTCGTGCTGCCGTACGACGGCGAGGTCGTCGGCCTCGCGCTGCGGGCGGCGCCGTCGCCGAAGTCACGGCTGCGCAGCAACATCTGCGGCTTCTGCACCACGACCCACGGCCTGGCCGACGTCACGCTGTTCTCCGGCAAGCGCGCCGGGAAGCTCGGCCGCGAGGGCAACACGCTGGGCATCTACGCCTGCGGCAACCTCGGGTGCTGCCAGTACGTGCGCGGCGAGCTGAAGTCCGACGTGCCCCAGCCGGTCGAGACGCTCACGCTGGACGAACGTCTCGCGCGGCTCGAGGAGAAGGTGCGCAAGTTCGTCGCGCGGGTGCTCGAGTCGCGTCAGAAGCGGTAG
- a CDS encoding class I SAM-dependent methyltransferase, with product MEKVFFTEEKATMLATLYGRALDSREADPILGDHAADEAVRQIDYDFAKLGMTRDAAVSVVLRAKPIDEWAAEYLAQHPDAIVLHLGCGMDTRFQRLAPPETVHWYDVDYPEVVALREKLYATAPNHTNIGTSVVDFGWLDQVPPDRPALIVAEGLTMYLTADEGTELVRRLVAKFPSGQLICDLFSKLGIKAQKLNPPVRKSGATLIWGVDNPRELERYGLTCVSSLDAGHWTTPAVMARVRPVTRLQLRILKYVPPLAKMAHIVRYRF from the coding sequence ATGGAGAAGGTCTTCTTCACCGAGGAAAAGGCCACCATGCTGGCCACCCTCTACGGCCGCGCGCTCGACAGCCGCGAGGCCGACCCGATCCTCGGCGACCACGCCGCCGACGAAGCCGTCCGCCAGATCGACTACGACTTCGCGAAGCTCGGCATGACCCGCGACGCCGCCGTGTCCGTCGTGCTGCGGGCGAAGCCGATCGACGAATGGGCCGCGGAGTACCTGGCGCAGCACCCGGACGCGATCGTGCTGCACCTCGGCTGCGGCATGGACACGCGGTTCCAGCGCCTGGCCCCGCCGGAGACCGTGCACTGGTACGACGTCGACTACCCCGAGGTCGTCGCCCTGCGCGAGAAGCTCTACGCGACGGCACCGAACCACACGAACATCGGCACGTCGGTCGTCGACTTCGGCTGGCTCGACCAGGTGCCGCCGGACCGGCCGGCGCTGATCGTCGCCGAGGGCCTGACCATGTACCTGACGGCCGACGAGGGCACGGAGCTGGTCCGGCGGCTGGTCGCGAAGTTCCCGTCCGGCCAGCTGATCTGCGACCTGTTCAGCAAGCTGGGGATCAAGGCGCAGAAGCTCAACCCGCCGGTCCGCAAGTCGGGCGCGACGCTGATCTGGGGCGTGGACAACCCGCGCGAGCTGGAGCGCTACGGCCTGACGTGCGTGTCCTCTTTGGACGCCGGACACTGGACGACGCCGGCGGTCATGGCCCGGGTGCGGCCGGTCACGCGGCTGCAGCTGCGGATACTGAAGTACGTCCCGCCGCTGGCGAAGATGGCGCACATCGTGCGCTACCGCTTCTGA
- a CDS encoding FadR/GntR family transcriptional regulator, translating to MGEDTEQVWSATVDHLRAMIDSGELAPGSRLPAERVLCEELGISRGSLRQALRVLDSIGYVQIRAGSGTYVAEARDQPLSTWFTEHDQLVEKLFDLRATVEPTLADRLARHATAKVVSRLEDNVAEMARAAEDGDMLRVIATDAEFHRVIAQNAGNDDVAGLLRSVLALVGEERRAALRLPGQIRKAVDDHRAILDAIRRADPAEARERTLKHLVDAKTYAHDFAAHPEE from the coding sequence GTGGGCGAGGACACCGAGCAGGTCTGGAGCGCGACCGTCGACCACCTGCGGGCGATGATCGACTCCGGCGAGCTGGCGCCGGGGTCGCGGCTGCCCGCCGAGCGCGTGCTGTGCGAGGAGCTGGGCATCAGCCGCGGGTCGTTGCGGCAGGCGCTGCGCGTGCTCGACTCCATCGGGTACGTCCAGATTCGCGCCGGCTCCGGCACCTACGTCGCCGAAGCGCGGGACCAGCCGCTGAGCACCTGGTTCACCGAGCACGACCAGCTCGTCGAGAAGCTGTTCGACCTGCGCGCGACCGTCGAGCCGACGCTCGCCGACCGGCTCGCGCGCCACGCCACGGCGAAGGTCGTGAGCCGCCTCGAGGACAACGTCGCCGAGATGGCGCGGGCCGCCGAAGACGGCGACATGCTGCGCGTGATCGCCACCGACGCCGAGTTCCACCGGGTCATCGCGCAGAACGCGGGCAACGACGACGTCGCCGGCCTGCTGCGGTCGGTCCTGGCGCTGGTCGGCGAGGAGCGGCGGGCGGCGCTGCGGCTGCCGGGGCAGATCCGCAAGGCCGTCGACGACCACCGCGCGATCCTCGACGCGATCCGCCGCGCGGACCCGGCCGAGGCCCGCGAACGCACCCTCAAGCACCTCGTGGACGCCAAGACGTACGCCCACGACTTCGCCGCCCACCCGGAGGAGTGA